The Raphanus sativus cultivar WK10039 chromosome 6, ASM80110v3, whole genome shotgun sequence sequence TAAGAATCCAATCCGGGTGACTGTTCAAAATGTGTATAAGATCATTCACGttatgttttcatatatatgtttttcgATTATCAACTTTCAATATACAGATACTGAATCAAAAAGAACTAAAAACGAATATAATTCATAAGAAAATAATGAGCTATAGGTGTAGTCAGTTTTCTAGTTCGAATCTCAATTTCATGTTGCCACTTTTTCATGTTACCACTAAAAACCATTCACATTGTAAAACTTGAACTTAATTACTTTTAAACCTTTCTTGTAAACTAGTACACTAGTCCACTTATCCTACACAGGTGTTCCGTACATATACAAATTTTACATGTATAACAAAACAATATTACTAGAGAAAGATGATTGAAATATTACTATTAGTTTAGGATTAGTGAAATTTTGTGGTCCAACAACTTAAAACACCTAAGATCCTTCCCTACTTTTGTTTTAAGGGGTCCTTTATTTCTCTTCCAATGTTTATTGTTTACTCtcacttctcttcttctcctatTGTTCtatcttttgtgtgtgtgtgtgtgtgtgagagagagagagagagagagagagagagagagagagagtaataaGAAGGGAAGAGCAGTTTAAGAGAAATgagtgaggaagaagaagaggatacTTTcgccgaagaagaagaagaggaggctTGGGAGAAGAAGCATAAAGGCAAAGCTACGAGTAGTAGCACTAGTAGTATTGGAGCTTGTCAGGTCGAGAGATGTACTGCGGATATGAGCAGAGCCAAACAGTACCACAAACGACACAAAGTCTGCGAAGTTCATGCAAAAGCTCCTGTTGTTCGGATCTTTGGTCTTGGCCAACGTTTCTGCCAGCAATGTAGCAGGTAAAATCTAAGTCATCAACTAACTGATCTTCACCTCCCGCAACAACaaccaaaaaaacaagaataaacAAGATGAGactttttaactttgttttctttttttgttaaaggttTCACGAGCTCAGTGTATAACggcccgaccgcccacggctaatgggccacccacgcccgctctctcggcccgtgggccccatcccatccgacggtcggtcgttaattttccaaggctcgaaatcattatttactgaccctgcaattccccgtgctttggcctcactcgcacgctatcgcgaatcacttcccgataggtcacccatccttccactactccagctcaagcacgcttaactctggagttctttcaggatgtactccggaaaaggtaagtcaactttggtgatataggtagccaaatcaattctcttaagctttttcacatatcacaactcgggatgttacaattcaccccctctcaaagaacgcaacgtcctcgttgcgccccacgaca is a genomic window containing:
- the LOC108835238 gene encoding squamosa promoter-binding-like protein 3, whose product is MSEEEEEDTFAEEEEEEAWEKKHKGKATSSSTSSIGACQVERCTADMSRAKQYHKRHKVCEVHAKAPVVRIFGLGQRFCQQCSRFHELSV